In Acomys russatus chromosome 16, mAcoRus1.1, whole genome shotgun sequence, the DNA window GACTGCCTCTGCCGCGTTGAAGTTAGCTGGGCAGTGGCCTTCAGCTGTGGGGAGGAGGCGAAATTACTAGGACGATTCCAGAGGGGCTGTTTCCCAAACTCTGGACAGTTTCTAAAGCCGGTGAGTTTCCCGCTTCCGCCCTGGCTCCTgcgggggggatgggggggtggggggggcggtggtTCTGAGGCTGGTTCACAGATCAGTGAATTTGACCACCCCAAGAACTCTATTCTATATGGGGAACCAGACTAGTAGTTCTCTGGAAGAGAGGGTGGCCTACGTGCCAAAGAAGCCGGAAGTCCTTGTAGGGAAGTCCTTGTAGGGAGACTGACCCTGGCCAGCTGGGGAGTCCTGGAGGGGCCAGGGCTGCAATTGAAGGGTGTTCTGGAAGGTGTTGGTTGATGCTGTGGAGTTGACATTGGGCAGGGTGTTGCGGTCAGGGTTGGATGAAACGCTTGAGTTTTGCCTCCGTGATTTTGTGGCCCATCTTGTTTAAGAGTCACTCAGatgccgggcttggtggtgcgcgcgggaggcagaggcaggtggatcgctgtgagttcgaggccagcctggtctacaaagcgagtccagacagccaaagttacacagagaaaccttgtctcgaaaaaaacaaagcaaaacaaacaaaaagagtcacTCAGAtggggtgtggtagctcacacctgtaatctcaaagactgaggaggttgaggcaggaggattgtcatgaacttcaggccagcctgagcccaagtgagatcctgtctttttatttactcgtttttattttatgtatatgtttgcctgtatgtttgAAGGTGGAccagtgtgcatgcctggtgtccagaggtcagaaggcagttacccctcccccccccagaactggagttacaggtggttgtgagctgccgtgtgggtggcaggaaccaaactcaggtcctctgtaagagcagtcagggcttttAATttaggagccatctctccagcctgaggctcTATCTTAAAACAAccaaaggcctttaatcccagcattctactCTGGAGGGGATAGGCCATGAGGGGAACCCCAAGCGAGCACGGTGATTGTAATTCCAGCttttggaaagtggaggcaggaagatcagaagtccaGATCATCCTGGgttacaaagttgagtccagtcTAGGCTAAATGAGACCCCCCCCttcaccccaaacaaacaaaccaaaacagcccCCCTCAGACCCCAAACCTCATTCAAAATGGAGATGTATTTAGTTACAAGCCTAGATGAGACCGTAGTAGTCAGCCAGCTGGGGACAGCCCCCTCCTATCATAGCCCATTCTGTCCGTGGGCCCTGGTAGTGAGCACCCACACTGATGATGCCCTGGGCACAGTCGGCCTCTCTCACCTCAGCCCCAGGAATCTCAGAAGGGACAAGAGACATCTGATGCCCTGCAGCACACGCTCACCTCGGGGCCCTACGAGGGGTCTGTACAGAAATGGCCGCAGGCGTGCACATCTGCCCATCAGCGCTCCTCTCCCCTCAGGTCTTGGCCTTGATCGTGTTCTCCTGCATCTTCGGTGAGGGCTACAGCAACACACACAAGTCTGGGCAGCTGTACTGTGTGTTCAACCAGAACGAGGATGCCTGCCGTTACAGCAGTGCCATCGGGGTGCTGgccttcctggcctctgccttcttcctcgTGGTCGATGCCTTTTTCTCCCAGATAAGCAATGCCACTGACCGCAAGTACCTGGTCATTGGTGACTTGCTCTTCTCAGGTATGCTTGTGGCGCTGGTACATGCAGCCTGCAAAACTGAGGGGCCTTGGCACTGTTGGGAGGGGTTGTTGTCAGCGGCTCAGGGTCATGAACCTCCCCTGAGGCTCCTCCTGGGTCCCCTATACCTGGGGGTGGCACATAAGGCATTCTGACTTCAGAAACTCAAGGGTGTTGGGCATAAGGGTGAGGTATGGCATCAGGTTTCGGGACTCCTCCATCCCGCCCAGCAGCTGACCCCTCAGCCTTCACTTCCCTCGCTTCTGTAGGTCACACGGCCCAAGGCCTTGAGAGAATTCTTCTCTGAGTGCCCCTTGCCCTGGGGCCACGTCTTCCCTCCTTGTCTCTCTAGCTCTCTGGACTTTCCTGTGGTTTGttggtttctgcttcctgaccaaCCAGTGGGCAGCCACCAGCTCTGAAGATGTGCGGGTGGGAGCAGACTCGGCACGGGCAGCCATCACCTTcagtttcttctccatcttttcctgGGTATGTGGGCTGGGGAGGGCACCGCGGGGGCCTGGGTGAAGACTGAGGTCCCCTTGCCCTACCTACACCTTGGGTCTCCCACCGCAGGGTGTACTGGCTTCCCTGGCCTACCAGCGCTACAAGGTCGGAGTGGATGCCTTCATTCAGAACTACGTGGACCCCACCCCAGACCCCAACACAGCCTACACCTCTTACCCCAGTGCTGCCTCTGTGGAAAATTACCAGCAGCCGCCCTTCACTCAGAACGTGGAGACCACCGAGGGCTACCAGCCTCCCCCTGTGTACTGAGcagccaggggcagaggcagggcgggTGTTTGGGGCCACCCCTCTACCCTGGACTTCTCTCTCAA includes these proteins:
- the Syngr2 gene encoding synaptogyrin-2 isoform X2, with protein sequence MESGAYGAANAGGSFDLRRFVSQPQVVTRVVSMVLALIVFSCIFGEGYSNTHKSGQLYCVFNQNEDACRYSSAIGVLAFLASAFFLVVDAFFSQISNATDRKYLVIGDLLFSGCTGFPGLPALQGRSGCLHSELRGPHPRPQHSLHLLPQCCLCGKLPAAALHSERGDHRGLPASPCVLSSQGQRQGGCLGPPLYPGLLSQGLLPVTVDSRVHAFLQRSCSQTAHLKCLCPDGLRRHPP
- the Syngr2 gene encoding synaptogyrin-2 isoform X1 — translated: MESGAYGAANAGGSFDLRRFVSQPQVVTRVVSMVLALIVFSCIFGEGYSNTHKSGQLYCVFNQNEDACRYSSAIGVLAFLASAFFLVVDAFFSQISNATDRKYLVIGDLLFSALWTFLWFVGFCFLTNQWAATSSEDVRVGADSARAAITFSFFSIFSWGVLASLAYQRYKVGVDAFIQNYVDPTPDPNTAYTSYPSAASVENYQQPPFTQNVETTEGYQPPPVY